The Gemmatimonadota bacterium DNA window AAGCGCCGGATAGAGGGATCCCTGACCAATGGAGAGAACGTCCTCCGACATTTGTTCGATGCGCTTTCCGATTCCCCAACCATGTAGTGGACCAGCGGCGAGCGTCTTCAGGATGAGGAGATCGAGCGTTCCCTGGAGGAGATCGGTGCGGTCGCCCATGCCTTCCTCGTTGAGGAGTGAGACCTCGACGTTCGACAATAGGATGGCGCGGGAATTGTCGAACGTCAAGGTATGTGTGACTTCTGGTCCCGGAGGATTGAAGAGGGCCTCAAAAAAAACGCCCTCCCGGCCGAAGCCAGGAGGGCGCATAACCCCTGCAATCACTCAACTCCCGCGGCAGGACTACGCTTCGCTTCGCTCGCGTGAGCCTCCGGAATTACGTCTGGACACTGCCAACCGGTTGGCCCGGAAGGGTTCGAACCTGCGACCCGCTGATTAACAGTTCACGGAGGGCTCTTTGGGGGCGGTCGGTTGAGGTGGGCGGACGTTGATTCCGTAAGTGCTTTCGGGGCTTCGCCGGGTCAGCTGTTCGGATGAAATCGGGGCTGTTCGGAGTGGCTGTCAACCGGGCGGCAATCGCTTCAGCCGGCCCTCAGGGGTGACCCTCCGCTCGTTCCGTTACATGAATTCCCAGCGTGAGCGCCGACGCCACGGCGACGGACAGCACGCCTCCCCAGAGCAGAGCATCGAGGCCCGCCCCGGAATCTATGACGGCGCCCACCAGGACGGGACTCCCGGCTGTGCTCACGGCAACGAGGGCTGCCATGAGGGATTTGATGGACCCGAGGTGCCGAAGGCCATACATCTCGGCCCAGAGGGCGACCCGAGCGTTACCGCTCACGCCCGTCGTCACCCCGATGCAGGCCATGAAGGCGTACGACACCCATACGAAATCCAACGCCATGAGCAGTCCCATGGCGATGCCTAGCGGGAGCAGACTCAACGAAAAGACCGTTCTCGCGCCGAATCGGTCCAGCGTCTCGCCGCCCGCGAGCGAAAACACCACACGAGTGACGGCGAACGCTGTGAACGCGGAGGCCATGACCGCGGCGCTCCATCCCCTGGACGCGCCGATCCCGGTCTGGTAAAGGAAGATCCCGGTAGCCCAGAAGGGAGGGAGCAGCGCGGCCGGAAGCGCGAACCAGAACCGGGGATCGCGGAGCATCTCGCGGCGCGTCCAGTCGCGGTCGTCGGCCACCGCTTCGTTACCCTGCTCGGAGAGGGATACCAGGTCTGGGTCCCACACGGCCGCGCCGGAGGGCACGGGTCTCGGCTCCGCGCGTCCTGAAGGAACCGCCACACCGCGATCGGGGCGCTCCTCCAGCTCGGGTTCGCCGGCATTCGCTCGGGAGATCAGGGCCAGGAACAGGGGCGCGAAGAGGAACACAGAAAGTGCGGAGACACCCACCCACGTG harbors:
- a CDS encoding MFS transporter, with amino-acid sequence MAVGLSLTFFSSFGQTFFVSLFVPYLLTAHSLGNAEFGLLYAVATLSSALVLPWAGAWMDRTSLARFSMVIAAVMAGSGLLLAGGNHLLALFVGLFGLRLAGPGLAALTALTEMARRHASGSRGRALGISSLGFSIGEAVLPLLGTAAIAFAGWRGTWVGVSALSVFLFAPLFLALISRANAGEPELEERPDRGVAVPSGRAEPRPVPSGAAVWDPDLVSLSEQGNEAVADDRDWTRREMLRDPRFWFALPAALLPPFWATGIFLYQTGIGASRGWSAAVMASAFTAFAVTRVVFSLAGGETLDRFGARTVFSLSLLPLGIAMGLLMALDFVWVSYAFMACIGVTTGVSGNARVALWAEMYGLRHLGSIKSLMAALVAVSTAGSPVLVGAVIDSGAGLDALLWGGVLSVAVASALTLGIHVTERAEGHP
- a CDS encoding PadR family transcriptional regulator gives rise to the protein MTFDNSRAILLSNVEVSLLNEEGMGDRTDLLQGTLDLLILKTLAAGPLHGWGIGKRIEQMSEDVLSIGQGSLYPALYRLEERGWISSEWSVSPGGRKVKVYQVTSDGRRQFRAEQATWRRLTSAVELVLQAP